Proteins encoded together in one Kutzneria kofuensis window:
- a CDS encoding DJ-1/PfpI family protein gives MDIGSLVFDNMDQIDFTGPFEVLSRLPDSTCRVYGITGEPVRDVRGLTIVPDAAIADAPRLDVLHVPGGRGVDVLMENEEVLAWLRKQSGNVVLSVCTGALLLGAAGLLAGRRATTHWASLHLLPEFGAEVVDSRVVVDGDWIFAAGVTSGIDGALTLAARLCGVEVAQGLQLYMQYAPEPPFDAGTPETAPAAVLAAARADMAEVTRGRRETIRRIVSGHAHP, from the coding sequence ATGGACATCGGCTCGCTCGTCTTCGACAACATGGACCAGATCGATTTCACCGGCCCGTTCGAGGTCCTGTCCCGCCTGCCGGACTCGACCTGTCGCGTCTACGGCATCACCGGCGAGCCGGTGCGGGACGTCCGGGGGCTCACCATCGTGCCGGACGCCGCCATCGCCGACGCGCCTCGGTTGGACGTGCTGCACGTGCCCGGCGGGCGCGGCGTGGACGTGCTGATGGAGAACGAGGAAGTCCTTGCCTGGCTGCGAAAGCAGTCGGGGAACGTGGTGCTGTCCGTGTGCACCGGGGCGCTGCTGCTCGGCGCCGCCGGCCTGCTGGCCGGCCGTCGGGCCACCACCCACTGGGCGTCGCTGCACCTGCTCCCGGAGTTCGGCGCCGAGGTCGTCGACTCGCGCGTCGTCGTGGACGGCGACTGGATCTTCGCCGCCGGCGTGACGTCCGGCATCGACGGCGCGCTGACGCTGGCCGCCCGGCTGTGCGGGGTCGAGGTGGCGCAAGGACTTCAGCTGTACATGCAGTACGCGCCGGAGCCGCCGTTCGACGCCGGCACGCCGGAGACCGCGCCGGCCGCCGTGCTGGCGGCGGCGCGGGCCGATATGGCGGAGGTCACGCGCGGCCGGCGCGAGACGATCCGGCGGATAGTGTCGGGACATGCTCACCCTTGA
- a CDS encoding helix-turn-helix domain-containing protein has translation MHRIAALALPDVVAFDLSVPAQVFGHRDERDRYEFTVCSQRPGPVPTTTGFSIEATAGLEALTSADTVIVPGFFPLDAPPEPVLRALRTATGRLVSVCTGAFALAAAGLLDGRTATTHWQDTDELAHRFPKIDVRPDVLYVDEGGVLTSAGVAASIDLCLHLYRIDHGAEPAARVARRMVVAPHRSGGQAQFVDRPIPAGTGLSQTCAWVVERLHEPTTVDEMARHAGYAPRTFARHFRAETGMTPLRWLTAQRLLEARRLLEATELGIDEIARRCGLGTAANLRLHLARESATTPTAYRTAFRGSTIR, from the coding sequence ATGCACCGGATCGCCGCCCTGGCCCTGCCGGACGTGGTCGCCTTCGACCTGTCCGTGCCGGCGCAGGTCTTCGGGCACCGCGACGAGCGCGACCGCTACGAGTTCACGGTCTGCTCGCAGCGGCCGGGCCCGGTGCCCACGACAACCGGCTTCAGCATCGAGGCGACCGCCGGCCTTGAGGCCCTGACCAGCGCGGACACCGTCATAGTGCCCGGCTTCTTCCCCCTCGACGCCCCACCCGAGCCGGTGCTCAGAGCCCTCCGCACGGCGACCGGCCGACTGGTCTCGGTCTGTACGGGAGCGTTCGCGCTGGCGGCGGCCGGCCTGCTCGACGGCCGCACGGCCACCACGCACTGGCAGGACACCGACGAGTTGGCCCACCGTTTCCCGAAGATCGACGTGCGCCCCGACGTGCTGTACGTCGACGAGGGCGGGGTGCTGACCAGCGCCGGCGTCGCCGCCTCGATCGACCTCTGCCTGCACCTCTACCGCATCGATCACGGCGCCGAGCCGGCCGCCCGAGTGGCTCGCCGCATGGTCGTCGCCCCGCACCGCTCCGGCGGCCAGGCGCAGTTCGTCGACCGGCCGATCCCCGCGGGCACGGGCCTGTCGCAAACCTGCGCCTGGGTCGTCGAACGCCTGCACGAACCGACCACTGTGGACGAGATGGCCCGCCACGCCGGTTACGCGCCAAGGACTTTCGCCCGCCACTTCCGCGCCGAGACCGGTATGACGCCGCTGCGCTGGCTCACCGCGCAACGCCTGCTGGAGGCCCGGCGGCTGCTGGAGGCGACCGAGTTGGGCATCGACGAGATCGCACGCCGTTGTGGGCTCGGCACCGCCGCCAACCTGCGGTTGCACCTGGCCCGCGAGTCGGCGACCACGCCGACCGCCTACCGCACGGCTTTCCGCGGCAGCACAATTCGCTGA
- a CDS encoding helix-turn-helix domain-containing protein: MLAHPRVNVVLQHQNRLVRELLATHLTREPGITLAGTVASAPELVQLCHLCRPEVAVFEADTPRWSNERLVTLLLEPGRRLRMVGVHEVLPAAYVIRAYEAGISALVSYARGLDALVAAIKVPSVAVEITRLDKGTRQVLTTRELEVLYLISAGYAPRQVAYELGISLHTVEHHKQRIFAKLDVHNQAHAAASATRLGLMASVIDLPRQERGQLRDLLRVCVITRTTGCLLADRVRRILDEHGIPVVGADEPGVATVLIDPEPEDWQAVVVNHSVPVVVASRELPLQHALEALSSGVTVLPAARMDGLIVPAVHAAGQGHLMVDAAHSRTMLGRARGGDRTWWRWQLSLTRREQEIIASIGRGHSAKQTARLLGISVRTVENLQSSLFRKLGVHSKAAALAAAQDLGLLEDGVDGTLAQLE, encoded by the coding sequence ATGCTTGCACATCCTCGGGTGAACGTCGTCCTCCAGCACCAGAACCGGCTGGTCAGGGAACTCCTGGCGACACACCTGACGCGGGAGCCGGGCATCACGCTGGCGGGCACCGTGGCCTCCGCGCCCGAGCTGGTTCAGCTGTGCCACCTGTGCCGGCCCGAGGTGGCGGTGTTCGAGGCGGACACGCCCCGGTGGAGCAACGAGCGGCTGGTGACGCTGCTGCTGGAGCCCGGCCGCCGGCTGCGCATGGTCGGCGTGCACGAGGTGCTGCCCGCGGCGTACGTGATCCGTGCCTACGAGGCCGGCATCAGCGCGCTGGTGTCCTACGCCCGAGGCCTGGACGCGCTGGTCGCGGCGATCAAGGTGCCGTCGGTGGCAGTGGAGATCACCAGGCTGGACAAGGGAACGCGGCAGGTGCTCACCACCCGTGAGCTTGAGGTGCTGTACCTGATCAGCGCCGGCTACGCGCCGCGGCAAGTGGCCTACGAGCTCGGCATCAGCCTGCACACCGTGGAACACCACAAGCAGCGCATCTTCGCCAAGCTCGACGTGCACAACCAGGCGCACGCGGCGGCGAGCGCCACTCGGCTGGGCCTGATGGCTTCGGTGATCGACCTGCCCCGCCAGGAGCGCGGCCAGCTGCGGGACCTGCTGCGGGTGTGCGTCATCACGCGGACCACCGGCTGCCTGCTCGCGGACCGTGTGCGACGGATTCTTGACGAGCACGGCATTCCCGTGGTCGGCGCGGACGAGCCGGGCGTGGCCACTGTGCTGATCGACCCGGAGCCCGAGGACTGGCAGGCGGTTGTGGTCAACCACTCGGTGCCGGTGGTGGTCGCGAGCCGGGAACTGCCGCTGCAGCACGCCCTGGAAGCGCTTTCCAGCGGCGTCACAGTACTGCCCGCGGCCCGGATGGACGGCCTGATCGTGCCAGCTGTGCACGCGGCCGGCCAAGGCCATCTGATGGTGGACGCGGCGCATTCCCGCACCATGCTGGGCCGTGCTCGCGGCGGCGACCGCACATGGTGGCGGTGGCAGCTCTCGCTGACCCGGCGGGAGCAGGAGATCATCGCCTCCATCGGCCGCGGCCACTCCGCCAAGCAGACCGCCCGGCTGCTCGGCATTTCCGTGCGTACCGTGGAAAACCTGCAGAGCAGCCTGTTCCGCAAGCTCGGCGTGCACAGCAAGGCGGCGGCGCTGGCCGCGGCGCAGGACCTGGGGCTGTTGGAGGACGGCGTCGACGGGACTCTAGCCCAGCTTGAATGA
- a CDS encoding LLM class flavin-dependent oxidoreductase, whose translation MPTRFHWTLPTSGDPVEFCRSAEDGGINQVLLPSAFHRPDPVALAAHLAAATKDVGLMICPRTDMQSPTHLVRQVNTLSTVTGGRVSVLGACPYDNDFRAHDEFWTVCDALWRDPEFRRINPPFTAAERDRPELYFSGSSSAASDLAVRHGDVLLLLGDAPAAVAGRGSRVRAAGREVGLLFSVVCRRSRAEAVDAALALTEIAGENAYAIRERFRLLTAEAVALTGGWCESPEEDADHWPRPYLWTGAMPFLGPLGLALVGTPDELADAVLDYRRAGVTHILCHGDGMIPFCQEVLPRVRALEPGDHSG comes from the coding sequence ATGCCGACGCGGTTCCACTGGACGCTGCCCACCAGCGGGGATCCGGTGGAGTTCTGCCGCTCGGCGGAGGACGGCGGCATCAACCAGGTGCTGCTGCCGTCGGCATTCCACCGGCCGGATCCGGTCGCCCTGGCCGCACACCTCGCGGCCGCGACGAAGGACGTCGGATTGATGATCTGCCCACGCACCGACATGCAGTCACCCACCCACCTCGTCCGTCAGGTGAACACGCTCTCAACAGTGACCGGCGGCCGGGTGAGCGTGCTCGGGGCGTGTCCGTACGATAACGATTTCCGGGCGCACGACGAGTTCTGGACGGTCTGCGACGCGTTGTGGCGAGATCCGGAATTCCGCCGCATCAACCCCCCGTTCACGGCGGCAGAACGGGATCGGCCCGAACTGTATTTCAGCGGGAGTTCGAGCGCGGCGTCCGACCTCGCGGTCCGGCACGGCGACGTGCTACTGCTCCTCGGCGACGCGCCCGCCGCAGTGGCCGGGCGAGGGAGCCGCGTGCGCGCTGCCGGCCGCGAGGTCGGGCTGCTGTTCTCCGTGGTGTGCCGGCGAAGCCGGGCCGAGGCGGTGGACGCGGCGCTGGCGCTGACCGAGATCGCCGGCGAGAACGCCTACGCGATAAGGGAACGTTTCCGGCTGCTGACCGCCGAGGCGGTGGCGCTGACCGGCGGCTGGTGCGAGTCGCCCGAGGAGGACGCCGACCACTGGCCGCGGCCGTACCTGTGGACCGGGGCGATGCCGTTCCTCGGCCCGCTCGGGCTGGCCCTCGTCGGCACGCCCGACGAGCTCGCCGACGCGGTGCTGGACTACCGGCGGGCCGGCGTCACCCACATCCTGTGCCACGGCGACGGGATGATTCCGTTCTGCCAGGAGGTTCTCCCCCGGGTGCGTGCCCTCGAACCGGGAGACCACAGTGGATGA
- a CDS encoding SGNH/GDSL hydrolase family protein, protein MKRLLLAALASVAAMAATAPAASAGVGPLHVVAMGDSYASGTGAGDYQPGTEGNCWRSNNSYSEQLVTRLRAQGRSVQFANVTCSGAATSDLYKEYLGQPPQLDALRADTSVVLLTIGTNDIGYAAYGGLCIQGDCSGGPTQAIAAKLPDMAKNLGQLFKDIHSRSPHARIVLSGYGSQLTAGPNASGAELDPICEPEVFSAEERTEGNALASQLDKTLQDTTSQAKADGIDTAFVSEYAADSVHLDDAFAGHSLCEAGTPFYRGFDALAPGQEGPDAVLHLNKDGQTALADLITAQL, encoded by the coding sequence GTGAAGCGACTTCTCCTCGCGGCCCTGGCCTCGGTCGCCGCGATGGCCGCCACGGCCCCCGCGGCGTCTGCAGGTGTCGGTCCGCTGCACGTCGTCGCCATGGGCGACTCGTACGCGTCGGGCACCGGCGCCGGCGACTACCAGCCCGGCACCGAGGGTAATTGCTGGCGTAGCAACAACTCCTACTCGGAACAGCTCGTCACCCGGCTGCGGGCCCAGGGCCGGAGCGTGCAGTTCGCCAACGTGACGTGCAGCGGCGCGGCGACTTCCGATCTGTACAAGGAGTATCTCGGCCAGCCGCCGCAGTTGGACGCGCTTCGGGCCGACACCAGCGTGGTGCTGCTGACCATCGGCACCAACGACATCGGCTACGCGGCCTACGGCGGCCTGTGCATCCAGGGCGACTGCTCGGGCGGGCCGACCCAGGCCATCGCCGCGAAGCTGCCGGACATGGCGAAGAACCTGGGCCAGCTGTTCAAGGACATCCACTCGCGCAGCCCGCACGCGAGGATCGTGCTGTCCGGTTACGGCAGCCAGCTCACCGCCGGCCCGAACGCGAGCGGCGCGGAGCTGGACCCGATCTGCGAACCCGAGGTGTTCAGCGCGGAGGAGCGCACCGAGGGCAACGCGCTGGCCAGCCAGTTGGACAAGACGTTGCAGGACACCACTTCGCAGGCGAAGGCGGACGGCATCGACACGGCGTTCGTCAGCGAGTACGCGGCCGATTCCGTACACCTCGACGACGCCTTCGCCGGGCACTCGCTGTGCGAGGCGGGCACGCCGTTCTATCGAGGCTTCGACGCGCTGGCGCCCGGCCAGGAAGGGCCGGACGCCGTGCTGCATCTGAACAAGGACGGGCAGACCGCGCTGGCCGACCTCATCACGGCTCAGCTCTGA
- a CDS encoding alcohol dehydrogenase catalytic domain-containing protein — protein sequence MTTYRAFEVTGVRNFRLVERELVAPPAGQVRIRVEANGVCHSDVLAVEGLREDPTKPIVPGHELVGVIDAIGDGVQVWQVGDRVGVGFLGGQCGVCDSCRRGDFVNCVNQATTGTTVDGGYAEVVYAKASGLVRVPDGLSAVDAAPLLCAGITTLQALRQIDAAPGALVAIQGIGGLGHLGIQQANKLGYQVAAIARGTDKAELAKSLGAHHYIDSTSEDAAAALKRLGGAAAIVATAASGASMSPLLPGLAPRGQLLVVGASADPIAVRTSDLIFGTRTVRGSLTGSSIENEDNLKFSLAQGIRPMVEVLPLSEAPKAYERMMSGQARFRVVLDTTR from the coding sequence GTGACCACGTATCGGGCGTTCGAGGTGACCGGGGTGCGGAACTTCCGGCTGGTGGAGCGCGAGCTGGTGGCGCCGCCGGCCGGCCAGGTGCGGATCCGGGTGGAGGCCAACGGCGTCTGTCACTCCGACGTGCTGGCGGTCGAGGGCCTGCGGGAAGACCCGACCAAGCCGATCGTGCCGGGCCACGAACTGGTCGGCGTGATCGACGCGATCGGCGACGGCGTGCAGGTGTGGCAGGTCGGCGACCGGGTCGGCGTCGGCTTCCTCGGCGGGCAGTGCGGCGTGTGCGACTCCTGCCGTCGCGGCGACTTCGTCAACTGCGTCAACCAGGCGACGACCGGGACGACGGTCGACGGCGGCTACGCGGAAGTGGTGTACGCCAAGGCAAGCGGCCTGGTGCGGGTGCCGGACGGGCTGAGCGCGGTGGACGCGGCCCCGCTGCTGTGCGCGGGCATCACGACGTTGCAGGCGCTGCGCCAGATCGACGCCGCCCCCGGCGCGCTCGTCGCGATCCAGGGCATCGGCGGCCTCGGCCACCTGGGCATCCAGCAGGCCAACAAGCTCGGCTACCAGGTCGCGGCGATCGCCCGCGGCACGGACAAGGCGGAGCTGGCCAAGAGCCTGGGCGCGCACCACTACATCGACAGCACGTCCGAGGACGCGGCGGCGGCGCTGAAGCGGCTCGGCGGCGCGGCGGCGATCGTCGCCACGGCGGCGAGCGGCGCGTCGATGTCGCCGCTGTTGCCGGGCCTGGCCCCGCGCGGCCAGCTGCTGGTGGTCGGCGCGTCGGCGGACCCGATCGCCGTGCGGACCTCCGACCTGATCTTCGGCACGCGCACCGTCCGGGGCAGCCTCACCGGCAGCTCGATCGAGAACGAGGACAACCTCAAGTTCTCGCTGGCGCAGGGTATTCGGCCGATGGTCGAGGTGCTGCCGCTCAGCGAGGCGCCGAAGGCGTACGAGCGCATGATGTCCGGCCAGGCCCGGTTCCGAGTGGTGCTCGACACCACCCGCTGA